In Desulfovibrio inopinatus DSM 10711, the sequence AAAGAACGCCTCCCCATGGACTCTCGATGATAAGACAATCGCCAGGGCGCACGGTATGAAGGCAGGCAAATCGATACCCATCTTCACGTGCCTGAAAAGAAAGGCGTGTTGTTTCCTCGACCGTTGATTCAGGAATATTGTGACGATATCGAACGCGACATTGTCCGCATTTTCCTAAACCCGAGCACAATGGTCTTCCGAGGAAGGCACCATGACGGAACAGCGCACGGGCCAGATTTTCACCGGCTTCAACAATAATGCTACGAGATTCATTACGGCTATCGATAACCTGAATTTCAAAAGACACGTCTCCCTCCATATCACACTGAACCCGGCCTATCCCAAAGATGACGCGTCGACAAGCCCATGAAGAAAAAAGGACGCCCGACTCCCCTTTTCAAGGAGCCGGGCGGAACATCTCACCATACTGTATTGTTCATCAGGTTGATAATGCCTGCATCGGAGATCGGTATTCTCTCAGAAAATCAGGAGCCTGGCATTCGTCATGATGCATACCCATAATAAGATTTTTCAGTTCTTCGGCCTGTTGGGTGAGATCGCCAATGGCCAAAGAAGACGTCTCCATGCCTTCGACTGTATCTTCTGCAACCTGTTTAACTTCAGCCACTGCCGCGCTGATCAATTCATGGGTTGCGGTCTGTTCTTCCGTTGAAGCAGCAATCTGCTGTACCTCTTCTGCGGCTTCTTGCGAAAACGATACGATGAGTTTCAATGTCTCACCGGATTTGACCACAAGCTCATTCGCGTCTTGAATAGCCTGAAAGGCGGTCTCCGTATTTGCGACATTCAGATACGCCATTTTTTGTATATTCCCGATACTGTCCGAAACTTGTTGTGTGGCACCAACAGTTTTTTCGGCAAGTTTCCGAACCTCATCGGCAACGACAGCAAAGCCACGGCCGGCTTCTCCCGCTCGTGCCGCTTCGATGGCTGCATTCAGTGCCAACAAATTCGTCTGATCGGCGATTTCATTAATAACATTGATAATATCACCAATAGCACGCGCGTTATCACCGAGCATGTGGATATTCGTTTTCAGGTCCGATGATAACGTAAAAACTTTCTCCAAAGCTTGAATGGACTGTTCCACCACTCGCGACCCCTCATGGGCCTTTTCCATGGCCGCTCCTGCATTCTCCGCAGTTGTACTGGCACTTTGCGCAATACTGATCAAAGAATTGCTCATCTCATCCATGGACATCGAAGTCTCAATAATTCGTTCAGTCTGCAGTCTTGCGCCTGACTGTACCATGTCCACTTTACGGGAAAGTTCCTCGGCACTGCTGAATACATGGCGAGAAATCTGATCAGCTTCCTCCGCCACCGTTTTCATTTTGTCATTCTGGCAACGTATCTCTGCTTCTTGCCGTTTAATTGCTGTCAGATCGGTAAAGAGCGCAAAAGCACCTATAGGGTTGGAATCAAGATCATACAATGGAGCCGCATCAAGTCGAATGAAATATTCCGTCCCTCGTCGCCCTTGACCTTGAATTTCGATATCACGAAATGTACGTCGCTCTTTGAAACAGTTACGCGTAATGCCTTGACCACCCTTTTCTCCGTAAAAAAATTCTGCCACATCCATTCCCAAATAGTGGTCATACTCTCCATCAAGTTCCAGGAGATCAAGCAACGGTTGATTGACAAAAGACAATCGATTTTCAGGATCAGCAACAAGGCACGGGGTTGTCATCGCACGTAAAATCCCTTCGGAAAACCCAAGCTTGTTTTTTAACTCTCCGACCATTTGCAACAACCCACGCCGGAGTTGCCCCAATTCCGCCTTGAATCGACCATGCAATTCGGCAGCAAAATTTCCTCGGGTGATTTCTTCCAGAAATACTTGCAAAGAGGAAAACGGCTGTGTCAATTCCCGTTTGAGAAACCACATGGATGCAAGTACGACAAGAACAGCCGTTACAAGACCAAGGATAAGCGCGACCTGAGTCAGTCGACTCACCGCTGCAAACGCTTCGTCGCGATCCATCTCGACCAAAAGAGCCCAATTCTCATTGCCAACGGGAAGGGGTGCGAATGCGGTCAATACCTCGACATTGCGAAAATCCGTCGCCAATTCAGTGCCAGATTTACCAGCAATCGCCTTCTGAAATGGATCCGTCGCTATTTTCCCGGTTTCAGGATGGGCAAATGAAGCCTGAACGGAATGCGTATCCGGAGCGCGGAACGAATCTGAACGCATCTTCCCGTCCGGACCAACAAGAAAACTCTCTCCAGTTTCTCCCATCCCAGAACGCAATTTCATAATCGTGGAAATATCCCCTCGTGGGATACGTAAAATCGCGACGCCTTCAACGTCATTCGTATGATTATAAACCGGAGCAGCAACAAACGCAGCCGGTCGTCCATCTAAAGGGGGATATGCTTGGTAATCGACAAAGGTGACTTGGCCCTTCAATCCTTCCCGCCAAGCCTCCGCCAAGTTTGTATCCTTGAGCTTTCCTTTGTCCAAATCTTCACCCATATCCAGGCCCTTATTGACGGAATACAAAACGCGTCCGTAGTCATCGACCAACAAGGCGTCTTCATACCCCAGGACCGAGACAAACGGCTCAAAGGCTCCCTCGACATAAGGAAAAAGACTCACATAGTCAGGGTCATTGATGTCCATGCGTTCTCCGGCCTCGACCGTACCGTAAGTATAGTCGCGTAACAGGCCGACCGCATTGAACACTTCTTTAACGCTGGCAAAAATTCGTACTTCCTGCGACCATTTTTCAAAAAGCTGCTCCATCGCAGCTTTTTTAGCATCACGTAATGACTCAAGTTGGCCAAATGCTTGGTGAGACAAGCTCATCGATGCCTGCCTCACACTGTAAAGTCCCATAATAACAATGGGAACAATGCCGATCATCAGACAAAACGCTATCATCTTCGCTTTCAATGAAATCTTCATAATATAAAGGCCCTTCATCCTCTTGGGGGGGAAGCATGGAATCGCAAAGGAGGTGATATTGTCAGACAACAACGCGGCGGATATCCATTTTTGAAAACGATTCGCAAAGATATGGACAATCCAGATTTCGTTTTAAAATTTTATATTTTCTACTGTACAGACTGTGTACTTTTCCTTCCAAATCGGTGTCATTTCCATGACATCACAACTCTATCTCTTGTCGTAACCCATTGTTCTGGAAAGTGCTGCACGACAATAAAAATATTTTTTAGATAAAAACGACAATGACAAACAAATATAAAAATAAAATCAAATTTATATATAAATATAGACACAAATAACTACGATGACACTCACAACAATGATACCGTTACAATGAACGGCCACGAATTCCAGCGACTTGAGAAGTGTTGTTCGACAATGCAACACGCCATTTTTTCAATACACTATAATACTACAATAAATGGGGCGAAAGAGAATTACAGGAGGAACACTATCAGCGGAACAAGGAAGGCAAAGCCTCCCTTGTTCAGAATGGACTATCTTGCTTTTTCGAGTTGCTCTTGTAAGAAAGCAAGGCAAATTTCTGTTGCAGCGTCGAAATCGATACCGCCAGTTAGTTCAAGCACAGGACAATCATCCAGTAACGCCAAGTACGCTTGCTCCGAAAAATCAAGTGTTTCTGCCGGATCATCCATCTCAAAGAATAAACCAACATCTTTCATGAAAGCCGGCATCAAGTCTCGACGTTCTTTCAAATTGACTCGAGTGGCAACAACAGGATCATCTGTTCGCTTCCAGTGCAAAAGAATAAGTCCTGCCATTTGAGCCCGCAATTTAAATTTATTCGGACCAAAGCAGGTATCGACCATGGCATCATATTTGTGTTCAAGATCCCACAACTCACTGGTGGGCATCCGAGAAAACCGGTCGAATTCCTCTTTACTCATCACGGAACTCAAACTCGGGTTATTGACAACCGTGCCAGGGTTAACGCGTGGCATTTTGGGGACACCGATCATCTCCAATCCACTCTCCCTGCGACGCACCATCAACCGGTCGTTACTGATGAAATCCGTACCGCGACGCATAATATGCAACGCCAGAGTCGATTTGCCCGCACCGGAGAACCCGGCCAACGACAAACCAAGCCCATCGACAGCAACTCCTGCAGCATGGAACAACAACGAGCCGCGTTTAATCACAATTTCGATAAAGCGGTTATTGAGAAAATTGATAATCTGCGCCTGGTTCTCAATGCAGGAACCAAAGGCATAGTGATCACCATCGCCGAACATAAAGATCATTCCGGTTTTGATCTTCCGCACGATACGGCCATCGGGAAAATCAACATATTGTTCTTTGAGTGATGTTTTTCCAGGGTCTCGCTCTTTTGTCACAAACGGAAGATTCAAATCCAGATTCGGCATTTCAATCGCCGTCACCACAACGGAGGCTTCTTCTCCTTCGGCCAGAAACTCATGGTAGTACTCTCTTAAATCGTCGACGAGCTTGAGCGAATTGGTCTTGAGATCAATACGAAGATCATCAAACTGCAATAGGAGATGATGCGGCGTCTGGTGAAGATCAAGATACGGAGCGGCAACTTCATGATACGAATGAGGACGATTCATGCAATTTTCTCCAGCACGTGGTCGACATACATGGACGCCACGTCAATATTATCGGATTCAAGGAGTCCACGAAAGCCACCAAAAGCCGAGACTTCAAAAACTTGCGCGCCTTGAGACGTTTCAACAACGTCAACGCAAGTAAATGCCATATCGAAGAGACTCTGGGCTTTGTCGGCCAGCGCAAGGATCTCATCGGACGGCTTATAGCTGACGTATTTTCCACCAGTGCGTGTCGTCGTATCCCAGCTATCGCCACTTCCCTGCCGCGCATACGTGCCGAGATATTCCCCCCCCATATACGAGACCCCTAAATCGATAAGCTTGCCCGCATGGGAGACCATTTGCTGGATGTACATCACCCGGTTGCCATTATTTTTGAAGTCCTCAATAGCCTCGACCATCTCCGACCCAGGCTCGATAACCATCATTCCGCGCGCCTTGGAGCTATACAAGGGTTTAAAGATGGCTTTTCCAAAGCGTTCTACCGTGGCCGCCGCTTCTTGAATACTCTCCGTGATGACCGTAGCAGGCATGGGAATTCCGGCGGAACGCAACGCAGCGGTGCAGCTCAAGCGATCAATTAACCGAAACATGCTGTGCGGATTGGAGAAAACCGGAAGGCCAAGATCATATAAAAACCGCAAGATCTCCATTCTGTCCAAGGCATCGGGGGAATATGTCGGGGCGATCTTTTTGACGATAATGGCATCAAGAGCAGTCAATTCGACATCTTTGCAAAACGCCTTATTCGTATCCAAGTCCAAACGGACATCGGCCATATCGATGAGACAGCGAAAGCCGGTCTTGGCTTCTACAGCATCGAGCAATCGTTCCGTCGACCATCCGCCAGGGATGCCGACAACACCAACTTTTTTCATAAACACTCCTTTTCAGACCGCCGTGAATCCATCGTACAAGCGCACAATCAGTCAAGAATTCCTTCAAGCGGCAAGTTAAATGCGTCGAAATCGCCCTGATGCGCCAAAAATGTCTTGAGATAGAACACTCCGCGCATAAACATATGCTTGGCAAATTTGGAATTAAGCTCAAAACGCGTCGACGTCATGAGCGACCGAGCAAGCCCCAGGCACATCCTGGCTTCGTAGGTTGTATCTCCATGTTTTTGGGCATACTGATGGCCAAAATTATACATTTCCAGAGCAGCAGCTCGCAAGCGAGAACGTTGATTCTGCCGGAACAGCGGCAGGCGGAAGTTGGAGACCATAAACACGGAAACATCTTGTACATAATCGTTATCTGCAGATCGATGCAGGTCGATATAATGAATACGATCTTCCGTGTCGTTATAAATGATGTTGTTACTGTTGAAATCCCCATGAATAAACACTGAGAATGGAGCTACAAGGCCATGACTCTTTTCTTTTGCAGCTTCTACAATCGACGCAAGCGAAGGTTCAACATAGCCTCCGATGCAATATTGGGGATAGTTGTAATGAGGATGTGTACGAAACACTCCACCCAATCGAGCTTGTAATTGACCAAGAACATGAGCATCGACGGGTTTATCCTTGCGCGTAATGTCCCACAAGTGTTCAACCGTCACTTTCAGCGTGGCCATGGCTTTGGCTAAATGCTCTGCGGTTGCTCCAAGCACAATGTCTTGGAAGGTCTCGCCTTTTAAAAATTCGACCAACATCGACGTTGATTCGTCATGTTCCCGGAGGGCAATCACTCGTGGAGCCAACCCCGGAGCAATCTCTTGCCAACGGGCGATTGTGTCGCGCTCCTCGACAAGTTTCTCACGCTCCCCGTCCTTGAAAATGACATCCGTCACCGCACCATTGCCGTCGGAAGCATCTTCAACTTTGCCGATACGACACCCGGATCGGCTTCCCCAAATGGACTTAAATTCTACATCGGTCAAGGGAACGTCTTTTCCGGTCTGCGCCAATACATCACGGAGACCATCAATTTGATGAATCTTGAATCGGTCTCCTGTGATCGTAAAGATCACGGCTTCTCCGATATTGAGCAAGGTGTCTCCGATACGCTCGAAGTACCGAAAAATAAAAAGCGTTGTCAGAAAATCACCGGTATGGTCACCGGAACGTAGCTCTCGACGTATTCTGTCAAAGTTGACTTTATAAATACTATCGAGCTCCATTTCTGTCCGGCATATTTCAAAGGCCTTGTTCATATCACGTTTGAATACGGCCGAATCAACGCGCTCCAGTGCGGAAGCAACAACATCAAGACATATTTCGTAATCGTAATGCTGCAAGAATGTCGTGTCTTCATAATGGAGTAACTGTCTTGATATATTGACGCAGTGGTCTCCAATACGCTCAAGATTCGTCGTGATCGTGTTGATACCTCGAAGGAAACTCACTTTCATTGAGCCAAGAGACGCGTCACCGTGAATCTTAGCATAGCAATTGTTTTGGAGAACACTCTTGAGGTTGTCGATATAATCGTCACGCGTGTCCATACGAAGAATTGCTTTCTCGTCCGGACTCTTCATGACACGGCGCAGACTTTCGAGCTGCCGACCGACCTCCATCAACATGAACTTGAAATTGTCGACAATAATATTCATGGATACTCCGTTCAGGACTCAATAAAAAGTGGTTCCTTTCCGGCGTCTTCCACTCCCGGCTTTTCCTTCCAACGCAGTTTGATTTTGAGTTTACGGTCTACACCCTTGGTTTTTCCCTCAAGTGCAAACGTCACCAGACCACGCGGCTCGAAGACGATTTCATCTTCACCATGCCGCAAGGTCAGTTTCCCTTTTGCAAACCCATCACGAATGGCGTCGAGATAGTCGATGAAAGCATCGAGCTCCTGAATAGATTCAAATTGAAACAACTTATCCGATTGCATTGCCATCTCCTTTCATTTGGCGATATCGGTTCATTTAGTCCGATACCCCCGCTCCATGTGCCATGCTCTCGTGTCGCTAATGTTACAAGCCACAAAAAAAGACGCCGTCTGCAAGGACGGCGTCTTTTTTCTCCATTCAGTTTAATCCTGAGCTTGAATGGCTGTGATAGCGACAGTATAGACAATATCCTCAACCGTACAGCCACGACTGAGGTCATTGACCGGTTTATTCAACCCCTGCAACACCGGTCCCATGGCAATGGCTCCGGCTGAGCGTTGAACGGCTTTATACGTGTTATTTCCTGTATCAAGATCCGGAAAAATAAATACTGTTGCCCGTCCCGCCACTTTGCTGCCGGGTAATTTTGTTGCCGCGACAGCAGGATCAATTGCGGCATCGTACTGTATCGGTCCTTCAAGAAGCAGTTCCGGCGCACGAGCTTGAGCAATTTTTACTGCCTCCACAACTTTATCGACATGCGCCCCCTTCCCTGAAGAGCCCGTTGAATACGATAACAAAGCAACGCGAGGTTCAATGCCAAATTTATACGCAGTTTCAGCGGAACTCAGTGCAATTTGGGCAAGCTCTTCCGGATTGGGATCAGGGTTGACCGCACAGTCACCGTACACAAGCACCTTATCTTTCAGGCACATAAAAAACACACTCGAAACAAGCAACACGTCAGGTCGGTTCTTGATAATTTGAAACGCTGGCCGAATGGTGTGCTGCGTCGTGGTCGTCGAACCGGAAACCATGCCATCGCACAATCCACTCTGTACCATCATGGTTCCAAAGTACGTTGGATCAAGGATAAGGTCATGGGCAATTTGTTGCGTCACATTTTTGCCCTTCCGTATCTCCACAAATTTATCGACGAACTCTTCAAAATGTTCAGAAGAGCCGGGATCAATGATCGGGATTTCGAGCTTGATATTGAGGCGCGACATCGTCTTAGCAATCTCGTCGGGATTGCCAAGAAGCGTTAAGTCGACAATGTCGCGTCGAACAAGCATGTCGGCTGCTTTCAAAATGCGTTCGCTGTCGCCTTCAGGCAACACAATATGACGACGTTGTTTTCTCGCACGCAAAAACAACCCGTATTGGAACATTTCCGGTGTAATGCTTTCACTTTTAGCTGCATCAATGCTTCTCAGAAAAACAGGAACATTGACGGCTCCATCGAATACCCCCAATGCCCTGGCAATTTTTTGCTGATCATCAAAGTGAATTTTTCCACGCATATCGAGCAAGCGTCGCGCAGTGGTAAAGGTGTCTCCAGATGCTTTGAGAATAGGAAAAGACGCATCTTCCCAAGCACTAATGATTTCAGCAATATTTTCTGCAACGGGCATATCGCCTGTTAACAACACCCCGGCGATATTGGGAAATTTGGGGGAAAATCGAGCGGCATAACAACCAAGAATAATATCGGAACGGTCTGCCGGCACCACGACAAGACAATCTTTCTCAAGATAATTCAAAAAGTTGGCCACACGCATCGCAGCGACGATATACGCGCGTACTCGATTGCCTAAAAGAGAAGCCCCTTCAAGTACCTCTGCATGGACCCAAGCTTTCACATCGTTCATGGACGGTCGATCAAGTCCATCATCTTCAGGTAAAACAAAAATAGATGTGGAACCCTTATACGCTCTGGCCTTGGCAGCAACATAAGGACGCACGTCAACCACGTCGTCTTCGTTCACCCTGTTCACCATGATTGCAAGCATATGAAGTTTTTCTTCAAACATGGCATCGAGGGCTACTCCAACGGAGTCGACCGTTTGTGCCGCGGTTTTATTTCGACCGCTAGCGACGAATACCACCGGGGCTCCCAATGCGGCAGCGATCATGACATTAAGCTCAAAGACGAAACTTGCATCAGAAGGCTGAACGTCTGCACCTTCGCATACAATGAAATCATAGCGTTCTTCTAAATCTTTGTATCGCGTCAAGACGGCTTCGATAAACTGGCTCTGCAAACCTTGGCTCAACATGGATCGCGCTTCTTCTTGCGTAAAAACCCACGCATCTTCGAGCGCCATGTCGAGGTCAAAATATTTTATGGCCAATTCTACGGTGTGATCGACCTCGTTGTCTTGGCTATGGGCCACAGGCTTGAAAAACGCGATTTTCTTCACACGGGTCTTGAGCATTTGCAAAATGCCGAGCTCAATGACGCTCCGTCCGGCACGCTCCTCCGTGGACATGATAAAAAGGCTCTTCGACATGAGCTGCTCCTCTAGTTACACTCACTGTCAATGATGTATCAAAACACCGGTCCAGACTTCTTTCGGGTGGTACGCGAAAACAGACACTTTCGTAAAGCATACCGCGTATTTTCTTTCCTACGCATTCATGGCTGAAAATAATCGAGCGCATCTTGCCCGACTCGTCTGTCTGAGCTAGTCTTGCAAGGTCTTTCTGAAAACATCCGAACCAATATAAGGTCGCTTATGGAAATCGAGTTGGCCGAGGCTGCACTACGTGGTTTTCGACCTGAATATATTCTTCTGGCCATTTCTCTCCTGTTTCTTATCAGTATTTTGGCGGGACGCCTTGCCGGTGTCGTCGGTGCGCCACTGCTCCTTGCATTTCTGGGAATCGGTATGCTGGCCGGTTCTGAAGGGTTGGGAGGCATCTATTTCGACGATCCGTGGATCGCGCAATTTCTCGGCGTCAGTGCACTCGTCGTCATCATTTTTTCCGGTGGACTCGAAAACTCATGGTCTCGTGTTCGGCCCGTGCTCTGGCAGGGAGCCGTCCTTGCCACCCTGGGTGTGGCCATCACTGCGGGGGTTGTCGGTGCAGCGACGTGCTATATCCTTGGTGCTTCCGTCAAACTTGGCATGTTGCTTGGCGCCATTGTGTCATCAACAGACGCCGCCGCCGTGTTTTCCGTCCTCGGTTCCGGCACAACAACACTCAAACCTCGTCTTGGTTCACTGCTTGAATTCGAGTCTGGTAGTAATGATCCCATGGCAGTTTTTTTAACTATGGGACTCTTGGCAAGCCTTCAATCTCCCGATGCCACTGCGTCTGAATTCTTGATATTCTTTGCCGAACAAATGAGCTATGGCCTTATCTTTGGCATGGCTGCTGGTCGTGGTATGGCCTACGTGTTCGAACGGTTACAACTCAATTCTCCGGGACTGTATCCTGTCCTGGCGCTTTCTATGGCGCTGTTTACGTTCGGCGTCACCGCATCGATTAATGGGAGCGGTTTTCTTGCTGTCTATATTGCAGGGATCACACTCGGCGGCCGTCCATTCAAATACAAAAAAAGCGTCTTACGGTTTCATGAAAGTTTAGCCTGGCTCATGCAAATCATTATGTTTCTTATTCTTGGACTGCTCGTGTTCCCCAAAGAGCTTGTCACAGTAATCTGGCCAGGCTTAGCGCTCTCGGCAATTCTGATCTTTGTCGCCAGGCCGCTCAGTGTTTTTCTCACTTGTTGGCCTTTCACACGCAATATTCGAGAAATGGGATTCCTGTCTTGGGTGGGATTGCGAGGAGCCGTTCCGATCATTCTGGCGACATTTCCTTTGCTGGCTGAAATCCCTCAAGCGCAACGCATTTTCAATATCGTTTTCTTCATTGTTTTGACGTCTGCCCTGCTTCAGGGTTCGACAATCCCTCTGGCCACCCGATTTTTTCGAACAGGTGAAAGCCATGATATCCCAGAGGAACAAGACAAGATCGGTTCAACGCCTCAATCGAAACAGGTGGCGAGTTGACACCATGCTTTATGGGCACGAGACCGTCACGACTGGTGCCTGCTGTGGATAAACTCGGGGTGTTTTCTGAAGAAACCATTTCATCGCCTGACGTTCCAAAACAGTCGGAACAAGCGGCAAAGCCTGTACACCTTTCAAAGGGTACCCGTCCCCACCTTGTGCCAGATACGTGATGGTGACGAGGGTATATTGTTTTTTATCATCAATCGCTTGCCCAGAAGACGCCCCTCCATCAAGAAAAAGCCCGGTCATGATCCAGCTCCCTTTCGGTGTGGGACACCCTTCAATCCGCAAGCCATAGACCGCGGGAAACGCCCCCCCGCCATGATGAACGCCGTGAGCAATCGCGGCCTTCAGTTGTTTACCGGTCAAATGAAGTACGACGACGGTATTGCCAAACGGAAGCACACTATCAATATCACGCTCCGTTACATCACCTTGATGCAGACTATCCCGAATGCCTCCTCCATTTATCAACGCGGCATCGACACGCACACCTTGATGTTCCGCTGCTTCAAAGAGAGCTTGTGCCACGAGCGGAGCCACCTCGCTGCCTTGACCATATGCATTGGGTTCACGCCGATGCGACAACGACGAATCGAGATGAGCAACAACTGTGTCCTCGCCAAGTTGAGCGGAAAAACCCTGTACAAGACCGGCCATAACGATATCAGGTTTCATCGGCGTTAACCCATAACGATTTTGGGGAGACAATTCTCGACGCTGGGTTTGATTTCGCAGTGTGACGTCGTATTGTGGATCAACAAGAATATCACTGTGTCCGGCAGCCGTTACCGTGCCGGTATGCTCATCATACTCTATGTCCAGTGCACCCAATACTTTGAAATTATGAAACGCTTGAACGACAAAAACCCGCTTCCCTTGTGGCCCGGTTATCACGGTTGGATACGGTCCTTCAGGATGAAAACCAGCCTTTTTCAAACGCGGCGGACCAAGCAAGCTATGGGAGTGTCCTCCGACGACAATATCTATTCCGCGAAGAGCACGCGCCATGGCGCAATCCCGATCATAACCTTGATGCGTCAATGCAATGACGATGTCAGCTCCCTCCCGTCGCAGTTCCGATACGGCTCTACGGGCAGCGGCAAAGGGATCGGTAAACGCAACATCAGGCCCTGGACTAGAAATCGTTGCCGTCGCGGGAAGAATCAGGCCAAACACCCCAATATGTACGCCATCCATGGAAAACAGTGTCCACGGGCGAACCCGGCCGTCCAGTGCTGAACCGGGACGAATTGTGATATTCGCAGCAAGAACGGGGAAGGAAATATCATTCAACAATGTTGCCAGGTGGTCTGCCCCATCATCGAATTCGTGATTACCGAGCACCATGGCATCAATACCCAACAGATTGAGAACAGCCATGTCGGCCGTCCCACCGAAGACAGTGTAATACGCGGTTCCACGCAGACTATCACCGGCATGAAGAAACAGCACATGATCATGACCTTCTGCCAAGCGGTGCACTGCAGCAGCAATACGCGCTGCCCCTCCAAGGGAAAATACAAGCGTATTTTGACCACGCTGAAAACGATAGGGTTCGGTATCAAGTCGGGAATGCGAATCATTGAGATGAAGAAGGCGTAAAGAAAAAGCATAAGAAAGGTCTATCCAGACGAAACAAAGCATCAGCGTGAAGACACCCTCTAAAAGGTGGCGCCCAATTCGTGTCGAACCCGGAATACAAGGAAATCGCTTCATGGATTAGTCATCAGAATCAATAGTAAGTTCAGGCTGTTTCCGATCAATATTATATCG encodes:
- a CDS encoding methyl-accepting chemotaxis protein, yielding MKISLKAKMIAFCLMIGIVPIVIMGLYSVRQASMSLSHQAFGQLESLRDAKKAAMEQLFEKWSQEVRIFASVKEVFNAVGLLRDYTYGTVEAGERMDINDPDYVSLFPYVEGAFEPFVSVLGYEDALLVDDYGRVLYSVNKGLDMGEDLDKGKLKDTNLAEAWREGLKGQVTFVDYQAYPPLDGRPAAFVAAPVYNHTNDVEGVAILRIPRGDISTIMKLRSGMGETGESFLVGPDGKMRSDSFRAPDTHSVQASFAHPETGKIATDPFQKAIAGKSGTELATDFRNVEVLTAFAPLPVGNENWALLVEMDRDEAFAAVSRLTQVALILGLVTAVLVVLASMWFLKRELTQPFSSLQVFLEEITRGNFAAELHGRFKAELGQLRRGLLQMVGELKNKLGFSEGILRAMTTPCLVADPENRLSFVNQPLLDLLELDGEYDHYLGMDVAEFFYGEKGGQGITRNCFKERRTFRDIEIQGQGRRGTEYFIRLDAAPLYDLDSNPIGAFALFTDLTAIKRQEAEIRCQNDKMKTVAEEADQISRHVFSSAEELSRKVDMVQSGARLQTERIIETSMSMDEMSNSLISIAQSASTTAENAGAAMEKAHEGSRVVEQSIQALEKVFTLSSDLKTNIHMLGDNARAIGDIINVINEIADQTNLLALNAAIEAARAGEAGRGFAVVADEVRKLAEKTVGATQQVSDSIGNIQKMAYLNVANTETAFQAIQDANELVVKSGETLKLIVSFSQEAAEEVQQIAASTEEQTATHELISAAVAEVKQVAEDTVEGMETSSLAIGDLTQQAEELKNLIMGMHHDECQAPDFLREYRSPMQALST
- a CDS encoding HprK-related kinase B, producing MNRPHSYHEVAAPYLDLHQTPHHLLLQFDDLRIDLKTNSLKLVDDLREYYHEFLAEGEEASVVVTAIEMPNLDLNLPFVTKERDPGKTSLKEQYVDFPDGRIVRKIKTGMIFMFGDGDHYAFGSCIENQAQIINFLNNRFIEIVIKRGSLLFHAAGVAVDGLGLSLAGFSGAGKSTLALHIMRRGTDFISNDRLMVRRRESGLEMIGVPKMPRVNPGTVVNNPSLSSVMSKEEFDRFSRMPTSELWDLEHKYDAMVDTCFGPNKFKLRAQMAGLILLHWKRTDDPVVATRVNLKERRDLMPAFMKDVGLFFEMDDPAETLDFSEQAYLALLDDCPVLELTGGIDFDAATEICLAFLQEQLEKAR
- a CDS encoding GAK system ATP-grasp enzyme gives rise to the protein MKKVGVVGIPGGWSTERLLDAVEAKTGFRCLIDMADVRLDLDTNKAFCKDVELTALDAIIVKKIAPTYSPDALDRMEILRFLYDLGLPVFSNPHSMFRLIDRLSCTAALRSAGIPMPATVITESIQEAAATVERFGKAIFKPLYSSKARGMMVIEPGSEMVEAIEDFKNNGNRVMYIQQMVSHAGKLIDLGVSYMGGEYLGTYARQGSGDSWDTTTRTGGKYVSYKPSDEILALADKAQSLFDMAFTCVDVVETSQGAQVFEVSAFGGFRGLLESDNIDVASMYVDHVLEKIA
- a CDS encoding PhoU domain-containing protein: MNIIVDNFKFMLMEVGRQLESLRRVMKSPDEKAILRMDTRDDYIDNLKSVLQNNCYAKIHGDASLGSMKVSFLRGINTITTNLERIGDHCVNISRQLLHYEDTTFLQHYDYEICLDVVASALERVDSAVFKRDMNKAFEICRTEMELDSIYKVNFDRIRRELRSGDHTGDFLTTLFIFRYFERIGDTLLNIGEAVIFTITGDRFKIHQIDGLRDVLAQTGKDVPLTDVEFKSIWGSRSGCRIGKVEDASDGNGAVTDVIFKDGEREKLVEERDTIARWQEIAPGLAPRVIALREHDESTSMLVEFLKGETFQDIVLGATAEHLAKAMATLKVTVEHLWDITRKDKPVDAHVLGQLQARLGGVFRTHPHYNYPQYCIGGYVEPSLASIVEAAKEKSHGLVAPFSVFIHGDFNSNNIIYNDTEDRIHYIDLHRSADNDYVQDVSVFMVSNFRLPLFRQNQRSRLRAAALEMYNFGHQYAQKHGDTTYEARMCLGLARSLMTSTRFELNSKFAKHMFMRGVFYLKTFLAHQGDFDAFNLPLEGILD
- a CDS encoding amphi-Trp domain-containing protein: MQSDKLFQFESIQELDAFIDYLDAIRDGFAKGKLTLRHGEDEIVFEPRGLVTFALEGKTKGVDRKLKIKLRWKEKPGVEDAGKEPLFIES
- the pta gene encoding phosphate acetyltransferase — protein: MSKSLFIMSTEERAGRSVIELGILQMLKTRVKKIAFFKPVAHSQDNEVDHTVELAIKYFDLDMALEDAWVFTQEEARSMLSQGLQSQFIEAVLTRYKDLEERYDFIVCEGADVQPSDASFVFELNVMIAAALGAPVVFVASGRNKTAAQTVDSVGVALDAMFEEKLHMLAIMVNRVNEDDVVDVRPYVAAKARAYKGSTSIFVLPEDDGLDRPSMNDVKAWVHAEVLEGASLLGNRVRAYIVAAMRVANFLNYLEKDCLVVVPADRSDIILGCYAARFSPKFPNIAGVLLTGDMPVAENIAEIISAWEDASFPILKASGDTFTTARRLLDMRGKIHFDDQQKIARALGVFDGAVNVPVFLRSIDAAKSESITPEMFQYGLFLRARKQRRHIVLPEGDSERILKAADMLVRRDIVDLTLLGNPDEIAKTMSRLNIKLEIPIIDPGSSEHFEEFVDKFVEIRKGKNVTQQIAHDLILDPTYFGTMMVQSGLCDGMVSGSTTTTQHTIRPAFQIIKNRPDVLLVSSVFFMCLKDKVLVYGDCAVNPDPNPEELAQIALSSAETAYKFGIEPRVALLSYSTGSSGKGAHVDKVVEAVKIAQARAPELLLEGPIQYDAAIDPAVAATKLPGSKVAGRATVFIFPDLDTGNNTYKAVQRSAGAIAMGPVLQGLNKPVNDLSRGCTVEDIVYTVAITAIQAQD